From a region of the Triticum aestivum cultivar Chinese Spring chromosome 7D, IWGSC CS RefSeq v2.1, whole genome shotgun sequence genome:
- the LOC123170523 gene encoding uncharacterized protein, translating to MGFIKEFMEVQAHGNTKLHVIHTNDLHKAATTIEQYERHLEFERHKIVGVDVEYTNDVGEDQKPALVQLSVGKDHPVLLFQLSAADKNCTRFDNFLADPRYTFAGFSIDGDIEMLGRVGLEIAHFVDIQKEWRVPTATKPLDSLGDVSGIIVHDYYNNMKKKLTNAEHQRWARMPLSMRHIEYAAKDA from the coding sequence atgggattcatcaaggaattcatggaggtgcaggcccacggcaacaccaagttgcacgtgatCCACACCAACGACTTGCACAAGGCGGCGACCACCATCGAGCAGTACGAGCGACACCTCGAATtcgagcgccacaagatcgtcggagttgatgtggagtacaccaacgacgttggcgaagatcagaaaccagccctcgtccagctctccgtcggcaaggatcatccggtgttgctcttccaactgagcgccgccgacaagaactgcaccaggttcgacaacttcctcgccgaccccagatacacgtttgctggcttctccatcgacggcgacatagagatgctcgggcgcgtcggactagagatcgcccacttcgtcgacatccagaaggaatggAGGGTGCCTACAGCTACCAAGCCTCTGGACTCCCTTGGGGATGTCTCAGGCATCATTGTCCACGACTACTACAATAACATGAAGAAGAAGCTCACCAACGCAGAGCACCAGCGCTGGGCGCGCATGcccctgtccatgaggcacatcgagtacgcggcaaaagATGCTTAG